In Callospermophilus lateralis isolate mCalLat2 chromosome 18, mCalLat2.hap1, whole genome shotgun sequence, one DNA window encodes the following:
- the Trappc2l gene encoding trafficking protein particle complex subunit 2-like protein yields the protein MAVCIAVIAKENYPLYIRSTPMESELKFHYMVHTSLDVVDEKISTMGKALVDQRELYLGLLYPTEDYKVYGYVTNSKVKFVMVVDSSNTALRDNEIRSMFRKLHNSYTDVMCNPFYNPGDRIQSRAFDNMVTSMMIQVC from the exons ATGGCGGTGTGCATCGCGGTGATCGCCAAGGAG AATTACCCCCTGTACATCCGCAGCACCCCCATGGAGAGTGAGCTGAAGTTCCACTACATGGTGCACACCTCCCTGGATGTGGTAGATGAGAAGATCTCCACCATGGGGAAGGCCCTGGTGGACCAGAGGGAGCTCTACCTGGGCCTGCTGTACCCAACAGAGGACTACAAGGT ATACGGCTACGTGACCAACTCCAAGGTGAAGTTTGTCATGGTGGTGGATTCCTCCAACACAGCCCTTCGAGACAACGAGATCCGCAGT ATGTTCCGGAAGCTGCATAACTCCTACACAGATGTGATGTGCAACCCCTTCTACAACCCTGGGGACCGCATCCAGTCCAG GGCCTTCGACAACATGGTGACGTCCATGATGATCCAAGTGTGCTGA